One genomic segment of Mesoterricola silvestris includes these proteins:
- a CDS encoding cytochrome b/b6 domain-containing protein: MTEPLYSLHERVWHWIQATALVLLVLTGFSLHYPDRVGIFGSMMRALTLHTWLAFALIANAFLGLFYHFTAEKYHHFLPRMDDFTEGAVRQGRFYLYGIFKGEPHPFETDARHKLNPLQRVTYLSLLNLLLPYQILTGLLMWGVTRWPSVFEMLGGLRVLGPAHTLGAYFFLAFLIGHIYLATTGKTPLSLLRAMVTGYEDPGARSTR; this comes from the coding sequence ATGACCGAACCTCTCTACAGCCTCCACGAGCGGGTGTGGCACTGGATCCAGGCCACGGCCCTGGTGCTGCTGGTCCTGACCGGCTTTTCCCTCCACTACCCGGACCGGGTCGGGATCTTCGGTTCCATGATGCGGGCTCTGACGCTGCACACCTGGCTCGCCTTCGCCCTGATCGCCAACGCGTTCCTGGGCCTCTTCTACCATTTCACGGCGGAAAAGTACCATCACTTCCTGCCCCGCATGGACGACTTCACGGAAGGCGCCGTGCGCCAGGGTCGCTTCTACCTTTACGGGATTTTCAAGGGTGAACCCCACCCCTTCGAGACCGACGCCAGGCACAAGCTCAACCCCCTGCAGCGGGTCACCTACCTGTCCCTGCTCAACCTCCTCCTGCCCTACCAGATCCTCACTGGACTCCTGATGTGGGGGGTCACCCGCTGGCCCTCCGTGTTCGAGATGCTGGGCGGGCTGAGGGTCCTGGGGCCAGCGCACACCCTGGGGGCCTACTTTTTCCTGGCCTTCCTGATCGGGCACATCTACCTGGCCACCACAGGGAAGACGCCGCTGAGCCTTCTGCGGGCGATGGTCACGGGATATGAGGATCCGGGGGCGCGTTCCACCAGGTAA
- a CDS encoding NifB/NifX family molybdenum-iron cluster-binding protein, translating to MLVAVPTFHGRVSPTFDFCHRVTFWQVEGMAFQKLANKKCRPTDPFEKAVRLQAMGTEMLLCGAIGTVLKIHLEAMGIQVLSGIAGEVREVLTAFTTGALHEPRFRIPGAPGNPPIPGGA from the coding sequence ATGCTGGTGGCCGTTCCAACTTTTCATGGTCGTGTTTCGCCGACCTTTGATTTCTGCCACAGGGTCACCTTCTGGCAGGTGGAAGGCATGGCCTTCCAGAAGCTCGCGAACAAGAAGTGCCGACCAACCGACCCTTTCGAGAAGGCCGTGAGGCTCCAGGCCATGGGCACGGAAATGCTGCTCTGCGGAGCCATCGGGACGGTCCTGAAGATACACCTGGAGGCCATGGGCATCCAGGTGCTGTCCGGCATCGCCGGGGAGGTGCGCGAGGTCCTCACGGCATTCACGACGGGGGCTCTGCATGAACCCCGTTTCCGGATTCCTGGTGCGCCCGGCAACCCGCCCATTCCTGGAGGTGCTTGA
- a CDS encoding metal ABC transporter solute-binding protein, Zn/Mn family — MNNPVTKKALRALLTLFAAGGLAAVALAGEGKRLPVAVAEADVEAIVKAVGGNQVETFSLFKGCILRKDLAVEASAKDLLTKARVIVWTGFLRETEAINKVLQVAPGATTAAVQWVDVSPSAFRTNVPFSTCEGFADPLYSAGDPFFWLNPENGAVIARNVAKGLSKAAPASEVYFHANAAAFIAALKADLVRWKKDLKPLHGVRIFSFQCGWQNFSSMGGPKFIVCKATPGQLPAPAALLDYVTQMKAQIVLVDPNTPPEYVEACRERPGLTVLTVPSSLEGIPGAKSYASLFDHLLKVLQSAAKH, encoded by the coding sequence ATGAACAACCCTGTCACGAAAAAGGCGCTGCGCGCGCTTCTCACACTCTTCGCCGCCGGAGGGCTGGCGGCCGTGGCCTTGGCCGGGGAAGGCAAACGGCTGCCGGTGGCCGTGGCCGAGGCCGACGTGGAGGCCATCGTCAAGGCGGTGGGCGGCAACCAGGTGGAGACCTTCAGCCTGTTCAAGGGCTGCATCCTGCGGAAGGACCTGGCCGTGGAAGCGTCCGCCAAGGACCTGCTCACCAAGGCCCGCGTCATCGTCTGGACGGGTTTCCTGCGGGAGACGGAGGCCATAAACAAGGTTCTGCAGGTGGCCCCGGGCGCCACCACCGCAGCCGTCCAGTGGGTCGACGTCTCTCCGAGCGCCTTCCGGACCAACGTGCCCTTCAGCACCTGCGAGGGCTTCGCCGACCCGCTGTATTCGGCCGGCGATCCCTTCTTCTGGCTCAATCCCGAGAACGGCGCCGTGATCGCCCGCAACGTCGCCAAGGGCCTGAGCAAGGCGGCCCCCGCGTCGGAAGTCTATTTCCATGCCAATGCCGCGGCCTTCATCGCGGCCCTGAAGGCCGATCTCGTCCGGTGGAAGAAGGACCTCAAGCCCCTCCACGGTGTCCGGATTTTCAGCTTCCAGTGCGGCTGGCAAAACTTCTCGAGCATGGGCGGCCCCAAGTTCATCGTGTGCAAGGCGACGCCCGGGCAGTTGCCGGCCCCGGCCGCGCTGCTGGACTACGTGACCCAGATGAAGGCGCAGATCGTCCTGGTGGATCCCAACACGCCTCCTGAGTATGTGGAGGCTTGCAGAGAACGTCCGGGCTTGACGGTGCTCACGGTGCCCTCCTCCCTTGAGGGCATTCCAGGGGCGAAGTCCTACGCCAGCCTTTTCGACCATCTCCTCAAGGTCCTCCAATCCGCAGCCAAGCACTGA
- a CDS encoding SCO family protein, protein MRAPEGPLDTRTLRGQALLLFFSYTHCPDVCPSHLRNGALAFGHLTPAEQARVRLILVTVDPGRDTPARMKDYAAFVSPALTGLTGTPAEIAAVAKSYDAAYLRQEPRADGSYDVGHTERIYVVAPDGRLAAVLGRGATEAQILAAARKVL, encoded by the coding sequence TTGCGGGCCCCGGAGGGCCCGCTGGACACCCGGACCCTCCGCGGCCAGGCGCTCCTCCTCTTCTTCAGCTACACCCACTGCCCGGACGTATGTCCCTCCCACCTGCGCAACGGCGCCCTGGCCTTCGGCCACCTGACGCCCGCGGAGCAGGCCCGGGTGCGGCTGATCCTGGTGACCGTGGACCCCGGGCGGGACACCCCCGCCCGCATGAAGGACTACGCCGCCTTTGTGAGCCCGGCCCTCACCGGTCTCACCGGTACCCCGGCGGAGATCGCCGCCGTGGCCAAGTCCTACGACGCGGCCTACCTCAGGCAGGAGCCCCGTGCCGACGGCAGCTACGACGTGGGCCACACGGAACGCATCTACGTGGTGGCCCCGGACGGCAGGCTGGCGGCGGTCCTGGGACGGGGCGCCACGGAGGCGCAGATCCTGGCCGCCGCGCGGAAGGTCCTGTGA
- a CDS encoding ABC transporter permease, which yields MRAGIERQLALLDFTLASLARRKARNLGLLAVFALLVFLMASVTLFTRALRQEAAAVLAGTPEVILQRMVAGRHELVPPGYRERLGRIRGVQKVEGRLWGYYFDPVLQANYTFMVTESAPGDGTITIGPALARIRGLAEGGTLAFRSYTGELRAFRIAAVLPQSTELASADLVLVSEKDFRAFFAYPEGCFTDLAFSVANPQEARTVAAKLVRDLPDARAILRDDSLRTYASLFDWREGLVLALFAGALLAFGILAWDKASGLSAEERREIGILKAIGWETGDILRIKAWEGVLLCLSAFVLGYVAAYAHVFHGGAGLLEPVLKGWAVLYPRFTLTPVLDGLDLLTLLLLTCVPYTAAVLVPTWRAATTDPDSVMRS from the coding sequence ATGCGCGCCGGGATTGAGCGCCAGCTCGCCCTTCTGGATTTCACGCTGGCCTCCCTGGCGCGGCGCAAGGCTCGCAACCTGGGCCTGCTGGCGGTCTTCGCGCTGCTGGTCTTCCTGATGGCCTCCGTGACGCTCTTCACCCGGGCGCTGCGGCAGGAGGCGGCGGCGGTGCTTGCGGGCACGCCCGAAGTGATCCTGCAGCGCATGGTGGCCGGACGGCACGAGCTGGTCCCCCCCGGCTACCGGGAGCGCCTGGGCCGTATCCGGGGGGTCCAGAAGGTGGAGGGCCGGTTGTGGGGGTACTACTTCGATCCCGTCCTCCAGGCGAACTATACGTTCATGGTGACGGAATCGGCCCCGGGGGACGGCACCATCACCATCGGCCCGGCCCTGGCGCGCATACGCGGCCTGGCGGAAGGGGGCACGCTGGCCTTCCGGTCCTACACGGGCGAGTTGCGCGCCTTTCGGATCGCCGCTGTGCTGCCGCAGAGCACCGAACTGGCCAGCGCCGACCTGGTGCTGGTCTCCGAGAAGGACTTCCGCGCGTTCTTCGCCTATCCCGAGGGCTGTTTCACTGACCTGGCCTTCTCCGTGGCCAATCCCCAGGAGGCGCGCACCGTCGCCGCCAAGCTGGTGCGGGACCTGCCGGATGCCCGGGCCATCCTGCGGGATGACAGCCTTCGCACCTACGCCTCGCTCTTCGACTGGAGGGAGGGCCTGGTCCTGGCCCTGTTCGCCGGCGCCCTGCTGGCCTTCGGGATCCTGGCCTGGGACAAGGCCTCGGGGCTCTCGGCCGAGGAGCGCCGGGAGATCGGCATCCTCAAGGCCATCGGCTGGGAGACCGGCGACATCCTGCGCATAAAGGCCTGGGAGGGCGTCCTCCTGTGCCTCTCGGCCTTCGTCCTGGGGTACGTGGCCGCCTATGCCCACGTGTTCCATGGTGGCGCGGGCCTTCTGGAACCCGTGCTCAAGGGCTGGGCGGTGCTCTACCCCCGGTTCACCCTGACACCGGTCCTGGACGGCCTGGACCTCCTGACCCTCCTCCTGCTAACCTGCGTGCCCTACACGGCCGCGGTGCTGGTGCCCACCTGGCGCGCGGCCACCACGGACCCCGATTCGGTGATGCGGTCATGA